The sequence TACCATCTAGCTCTGTCACAACAAGTTGTGTGACCCAGTTCAACCATGCATCCTCTCTGGGCCAATGTTCTCATTCCATAccaggcactcaacaaatgttgacTACATGAAAAAGCATCTCCTATCACAAACTACAGGGCACTGGGTTAAACAAAGTGACTGCTGGGGCCAACGCCAGACCCCCATAGCCTCAGACTGAGGGTCTTTCCCCTCTATCTCTAGGCTTGAGCAAACAGCCCAGCTGGCTGGCAGTGCCTCCTCTTAGGTCTGACCACTGTACCTCTGTGGGGTGTAGGGACTCAGCTCAAGTGTGATGCTGCAAGGGGAAATGTCAAAAAGAAcattctctgagttctgtgatgGACTAGGGAACCTGCACTGAGCAGCTGAGACTTAGTCTTGCATTTTACCTTCACCCCTGGCCCCTGCTTCCATGTCCATTGAACTGTTTCACTCAATAActtaatttctgggctctctacaaGAGAGAGGgttaaggaagtaaaagaaactCAAATTAGGCAGTTTGCTAATGCTAGTAACTCTGAACAGAGATTAGACAAATAGAAAACTGTGGACTAAAACAGTTTACATTTCTCCACATTTCCCTTAGAAAATGGAAAGTTGAGTTGTTCCAACAGCTGAATCTGGTGGGGAGACGATGACTCTAATGAAGGGAGAGGTATAATTCTCAGTGCACATTGTAAACAACCAATATTAAGCTGCTTTGGCTAAGCCTAGGAATGACTGGCTATTGAGACTTCActgaagggaagaagaagaaaatatgaatctGCTCTGGGGTGCCCTGAACTACCTTTCTAGAGGCAGCGTAGGCGCAGAGCAGGGGGCTGAATCTAATGCTTTGCCATTAATTCAATTTAGATGACCTGCTCCTGGCCCCCAGAGCCAATCCCCGGGAAGGAGTCTGTGATGACAAATCTGGCTCCATGCTGAAGCACCTCCAACTCTGCCCACCAAACAAAGTTAGCAAATTGTAAAATGTTCATCATTTCCTAATTTTGTATTATACAGTGGAATTAGGAACATAAACAGTAACACGCAGCAAAACCCCGAGCCTGCATAGGACTACCATCCTCTCAGCCACCTCTGCGTAGGCCAATCAGTTTGGAAAGTTTTTCACAGTTTTCAAGTTTCAGTGACTCTGCCTTCTGTTTCAATCGTTCATCTCTGTATAATCCTGCCAAATTGGTCAACTCTGACTCTGAAAGATAAAAGAGATAACAATTCATGAAGAAAGTTGAGCTCCTCTGTTTCACTTCAATACTTCTGGAAGCAAAGCTCCTTTTActttaatgctttttctttcaattaaacTTAAGAAACACTCATTTACTCAAGAAACACGTATCAGGCAGCTACGCTACACCAGGTGCTGAGGATTAAGGGACACCTGTGATCCTGAAGTCCAACAGTATCTGTGCTCTATTACAAAAGCACTGGACTTAGTTCTTATCGATAGAACATTTGGCACCAGACTTAGGAAACCTGCACGCGTGCGGTAAGAGGAGACCCTGTTTCAGGGCTTTCCTACGAATGGTATTCAGATGGCAGTTGGGAGAGAATGGAGTCCAATCGCCTGTTCCTGTCATCTGAAACAAAGACAGCTGCTTCATCCTTCCCTctgcattgctggatcataactCATATATGCGGACCGACACAGAGCCCTCCACCGGCAGGCACGCTTCTATAGAAGGCCAGGTTGCTGGCGGCGTTCTTCATTCCCTCACCACATGTGGGGCCCCTAACTCAAAGGCCAAAGGCAGCTGGgctcttttaaaagtgaaatcatCTGGATCCGGTGACCTCTGTCTCCTCGAAGAAAcgtatttcattttctcttcatggTGGAGAAAGTCATTCTATTTTTAACCAGAATATAATCTCTGCTGTCCTCCCGGACTCAACAGTGGTTTGGCTgcctctcttttttattcttttgtatagtTTCAGAGACATTCGTAGGAAGGAATACCTGAAAAGCAACTCCAGAGACGTGTTGTGTATTAACATGATGGCATGCTTCGAGGGCCTGCGTGGCTTCTGAAAGCCTCAAATAGCAGGCAGCTACTCAATGTTTAAAGGACCACACTTGTGAAAATGCTATTTTAATCATTCTGAAATATGTCTATCCATTCTTAGTCATCTTGCTgacagattttgtttttcttggtggAACAAGAGGCACCTGTCTGATTAATCAGCAAACTGCCTGGAAACAGGACTTAATAGCTAGCCAGAGGGAACAATGCGCAGTGGTTTCTGAATAAGTCTCTATCAACCAAAATACAGGCATTTCTGCTCACAATGGTCCTGTTCACACCAAGTAAGGCCCAAAGTGCAGATTAAGTGCAGGACTCCAGGGTGAGGGGTGGGTATGCATGAAAACCCACCCTCTGTGATGGGGGTTCAGAGGTTGAGCCCTGGCCCAGCAGTTGCTTGGCAAACAGGGGGTCTCCTAGGCTCTAGAACAATGTGCTCTCACCCCGCGGCGTGGGGCCTGCAGTGCGCGCCAGCCAGAGCTTGCCCCCCACACAGGCATCCTCGCAGGTGACGTGGCTTCATGGCGGATCATACACTGCACCCAAATGAAAGCCCTCTGCTCCTTCGTTCTGCCCAGAGCTAGGCACTGACTCcatttgtctggcttctttggcaTGTGGGAAACCTGTTCAAGAGGGCTCTGTGAAATCAGGCTGTCCCTTTGGTCCTCTGAGTCACAGTTACACCAGTACATAGAGCAGATCCTATGGCTTTGCTTTTCCTTGAAACGATTTCCTTAGGTTTTTTGTTACTGACCTTATCCAAATGTCTCATTGCCTGAAATCTCATTCCAGAAAACATTAAGGGCTAGTGattcttactgttttatacaCTGACAACCACTGTAATAAGCTGATGAAAGAGAACTGCACATATATGAATGCTTTTCTCAAAACATGACGTtgcttttttaaagttcattgaaACCAGTTTTCAATGCTCCAGAGATTGAGAGCAATGACCTTGCTCTAGAGCAATGACCTTGCACAAGGGCAGTGTTTCAAGGAACTATGTCCCACACCCCCATGATCATGCTTGGAGAAACTTCTCTCCAAACTGCCAGTGAATCCTTTTGCACTTCAATGAACAAAAGGTCAACTCAATGAATATGTTACTTTTCACAAGTTCTGTTAATATTCAATAActtctaagaaaaaacaaaatctttggcAGGGGCAGGATCAAGAGAACATCttttcttctctgcaaaatgTTTCCCGTGCCCTGAATACCAGTGTAATAGATGGACAGAGCATTGCACCTTCAAGGTAAGCTGACTCAGGCAAATTGCCAAGAGAGGCAAGTCCCAAAGCCTCTCTCAAAAACACTCTGcatgcatgggcttccctggtggcgcagtggttgagagtctgcctgccgatgcaggggacgcgggttcgtgccccagtccgcgaagatcccacatgcctcagagcagctgggcccgtgagccatgaccgctgagcctgcgcgtccagggcctgtgctccgcaacgggagaggccacaatagtgagaggcccgcatacagcaaaaaaacaaaaaacaaaaaactctgcaTGACAGCCCAGATCAGAGTCCTGACAGCTGGAAGACCCTGACAGATCCCAACGACCATCATGATCCAGCCTCATAAGACAGTGCTGCATCCAGTCAAGCAAGGCCAAGCAAGGTCTGGATTCGGTCAGGATCCaaacacttactatatgccagacaccatGCTAAGCGTTATACTCATACCATCTTCTATAATCCATACAACCTCCTTGGgaggaagaaagcagagaaaagaaattaataaaagattttaaaagacagtGGCTAACTTTGCTAAAAACAGTTTCCATTAGGTATTTTGCCAAGAGTGAACTTTGTTCTCAAGCGGGTTTATTTTTACAACCTCCATGTGCTAAATTTAACCATGCTGGCTGCACTTGCTGCTGGATCCGGAGGGCAGATGCTGCTTGTTCTCAAATGGCACTTGGGTTGTGTGGAGGCTCCGGATGGCCACCATCCTTAAATGccagaaatagatttttaagGGGTGTGTGCTGATAACCCCCGGGTTGGAACTTGTGGGTACACGCATCATGCTCACCCACTGGATCTGTTTATACCTGGAGAGTGCCAAAGCCCTGAAAGTAGGCCTCATGAGGATGGCGACAAAAGCCTAGAAGCCACCTTAGGTGTAATCCTTACCATGAGCCCTCTGCATAATTTCAAAACCCTCTCAGAGTCTAAAATAATGGAGACTCTTAGGACATACACTGTGGCCTTCACCTGATTTGGATCCACGTTTATAATGCCTTTAAGTGTAAGGCCTCTATCTTGCTCCAAAATTCTTTCCTGATTTTTGAAACTTGCAAAACCTAGTTTAACAGTGGGTAGGGGTACTTCCTGACCCCTcagttttttcaataaaaaagcaACTTCCTCCTCCTGCTGAATTCCCCCTTACATCCAAGTCATTGCCTACCAAGCTCCTAATGCACCTGAGAGGTCAGGTGGGCTCTGCCCTACAGGAGTAGACGGCAGAGATAAGGTCCCTCAGGGGCAGGGTTAGGACACTAGCCCTGCTCAGTGATTCCTAGTCCTCAGCAGTTTCACTGTCTTCCAGTCCTGAGAATCCTCTCTTCAAAAGACATTTGTGGAGCATCTGTTCTGAAGCAAAGACTGTGCCAAGGGCCTGGGACACAAAATTAGTAAGACATGGTTTTTGCCCTCAGAGAGCCCAGAGTCCAGCAGGGAGACTGTCATGTACCTACAGAACATGTTAACATGGTGAGGGTGGCACTGTCTTAGCAGGATGAGCAAAGTGCTTTAAAAACAcagaggaaggggcttccctggtggcgcagtggttgagagtctgcctgctgatgcaggggacatgggttcgtgccccggtccgggaggatcccacatgccacggagcggctgggcctgtgagccatggccgctgggcctgcgcgtccggagcctgtgctccgcaatgggagaggccacaacagtgagaggcccgcgtacagcaaaaaaaaaaaaaaaaacacagaggaaggagagacTAACTTGGGGTGGAGTTGGGATGCATGATGGGTCAGCGAGGGCTTAGCAGCACTGTGACTGAGGATCTAAATTTATCAGGCACTGTTAGATGTTTAACAATACCCAGTGACAgacaaggttttaaaaaatgagttagtttgctttttaaaaattaaccaaagCCAAGTTTTATAAGATACAATTACtaatggatgtgtgtgtgtgtgtgtgtgtgtgcgcgtgcgcgtgtgtgcgtgcgcgcgcactCCCCATGAACACTCACTGGGTTTGGAAGCCAACACTGTCACCCCCATTGTCTCCAGGGAAACAGTGTGGAAGGCCTGCTCCTGGGAGAGTCGCTTTTATTCTGTGTGGCCACAGCTGattggaggggaagagaaggggcaccgaactcaataacaacaacctATAAAACTTTGGTTAGGTTGGATCAATCAGATTTCCCTCTGGGAAATGTGAAATTAGGAAACCATGGACCAAACCAGCGAGCTACTTAAACAGGAAACTTGTGATGTAGAAAGGGGCCAATGACTTGTGGGGTTGGGGAAGTTGGGAGAGTGAATAGGAGGGTAGCAACCAAAATAAGCCATGGCAAATTAaggctgtgaaggaggagagcttgaaaaagcaaagaagttggcagagagaggagagagggcagaTAGGCAGAGAGATGTAGAGACTCAGAGACAGACAGATAGGCAACTAGTACTGCCGAAGTTCCTAAGATTTCCCAGTCCTGGCCACATGTATCCTGTCAATAAACTTCCCTTTTTTGGTAATATCCTGAATGGGCCTCTGTCCTATCCCTGTTCACGTAAACATGAGTAGCTCAaacaaggagagagaagggatcAGGAAGCTTGGGATGCCTCAGGTTGGAAGCATGGCACCAGCTGAAGCCCCTTTTAGAGCATCTTACTTTGTTGTTTCTCCTTCCAACAACTTGTCTGGATGTAATCAATGTAATCCTTTTCTATCGTCTTCTCCAGGTCACGCAGAGATGCTCCTCTGTAGGCCTTGTCAAAGTTTTTATCCACAAAGTAAGGCACCTGTAGGTTCTGGGTTTCTCTAGAAATGGTGTAGCCCAAGGTCCTGAAACAAGGAGAGAGAGGCTCAGGTATGCTTGTGATACTTGGCAATATCACTTTTAGCACTGGCCTCACAGAGATCATTCACACAATCACCTCTTCATGGGGCAGATGCAGATATCATTTTCTAATACATCTAACATTTATTATTGCCCAAGCAAAGCAGTAAGTGTAATGTCATCATTGTTGCTATTATGTGAGCATATTAAATGGATTCAGTCTCCacatatttatttccttaaaggattcacctccctctcttctctctctttttttttttttttgcggtacacgggcctctcactgctgtggcctctcccattgcggagcgcaggctcagaggccatggctcacgggcccagccgctccgcggcatgtgggaacctcccggaccagggcacgaacccatgtcccctgcatcagcaggcagactctcaaccactgcgccaccagggaagccctctctctctttttaaatttaaaacatatatcatGAAGGTTTGTCTTACataattatgaaatgattaccacaataggttcagctaacattcatcttctcatatagatacaataaaaagaaaagaaagaagacaagaataaaggaaaaaaaacctttctccttgtgatgagaactctcaggatttactttcttaactttCCTATCATTTCCTATCATACAGCAGCGTTACTACTGTAACACTGTGTTGTACCTGACATACCTTGTACTTACTTAACTTATAACTGtcagtttgtacctttgaccatCTTCCTTcaattccccttccctctctcctccaccttcGGTAACCagaagtctgatctctttttctgagttttttttttttttttttttttttttttagattccacatataagtgagatcatacagtatttgtctttctctgacttatttcgcttagcataatgccttcaaggtccctcaatattgtcacaaatggtagggtttcttcattttttatggctgaataatactccatagtgtgtgtgtgtgtgtgtgtgtgtgtgtgtgttcaggttgtctccatgtcttggctactgtaaataatgctgctgtgaatatgggGGTGCAGCTATCTGGATTGACCTCTCTTAGACTGCTTTCTGTGTTAAAAGTAGAATGCTGAATGCTTAAAAAACAATTTGTATATTGTATAGGACCTAGCATGGCACCTGGCGCAGAGTGGCTATTGGTAAATGTTGGATGAATGAAATGATTGTTActataaactatttaaaaataaccagACAGCTTATACCAACTTAGTTCTAATTTTTAGGACATGATAAAAAGTACTTTACACATAGCCATTAGGTGAGAACTGCAAAAACTGAGACAAAATATTTCAATGATACCTCCAGGCTAACTCTCAGTGGGTCTAAGATATCCAAAGGTGTCTGGTGCTCAGAAACTTTAACAGGTCTGGGTTAATTGAAGTCTAACCATAAGAAAGTACAGAAGGGAGTTCAAATTCAAGTTAAAACAATGTGATGGCAATGTGCAAAATCCAAGCTGATTTTGTCCAAATTGGACAAAATCCATCTTAAAGGAGTTATATTTGACCTTTTCCCAGCCTTTTCCTTTGATCTCTCAACTTATGGATCTTGCTGGATGTCTAAGAGCCATGACTGCTCTTGCCTCCCTCTGGGAAGCTGTTATCAGGGTAGCTTCCTGTCTGTCCCACTGGCCTGACAAGAAAGGAGGTAGCAGTAGCATATGGAGAAATATGGGAAGTCAGGAAATAAGAGGGAATCAGGCCATTGTGTCCTGACAGCAATAacctctctctgagtctcagctttcctctctataaaatgaagatattgaTATAGAATGATAGTCTTTAGTCTACAGTGATCACCAACAAGAGCTCTTCCTGTTAGGTACGGTTCCATGGAGTCCACATTTTGAAAGGTTTTTGTCTGCTAAACTATAATAGTAATGACTCATTTCccattattaattaaaaaaaataatccagtgaTTCTCAGACTTTAGTATGGACCAGAATtatctggagggcttgttaaaactcaTATTGCTGGTTCTcacccctagagtttctgattcagtagatatGGAGTAAGGCctaagagtctgcatttctaacaggttggCAAGTTAATGCTGATGATGCTGGTCTAGGGATCAAATTAAGAACTGATTTAACTGAAATAATtaattgaagaaattaaaaaattcctaTCAGAGCTCAAATTTTCCATGCAATACAAACTTTATAatgatttctatatttttagcaaaagcaaagaaatgagaTACTATGGTTTGACTGTATAGCCTTATGAATAAAtgtactattcttgcaatttCTTAAATTGGAAATAATCACTAGATCTTAGTTACTATGTTCTCAGACTCACAGGGGTCCAGCGATACTATCACAAGCTCAGTAAGGTCCTTTTTAACTCTAAAGTGGAATGTTAAGGATTTAATCTGAACCTGGAGTTCGTCTATTAATCCTTCAGAAACCAGCCATTGCTATTGGGCAGCTGACCAGATGATGTCGCTGTAGAACAAAACAATCCAGGTCCTGAGTGCCTCGGAAACTGCCTAAAGAACAATATTTTTGAGTCTCTGCATTATTACTATCCAGCTGTTCCTTTAAACACAAAATCAGTGTTTTCTACAACAAAAGGTGAAATGGAATGTTAGTAATGTACCAGCTTGttgttaagaaatatttataaagatttgACTTACGATTTATAGAATAGACTATATGGGGGATTAGCAGCTAGCAGCTGAGTAATCACAGATATAATCACAATCACCAGAACTGGAAGTAACTGAATAAATGCAGAATATGtagtctgaaaaagaaaaagcatttggtgTAAGTGCTCTTCATCAATATAAAGCTTATTGAAAAGAGAACagttttcccaaagaaaatatgaattactGATGTACTGCACATAGCCCAAGGCTTTTCTGGGAAGGTTGTACTTTCTGCTGAGAGGTACCAAACAGCCCCATTCTGTCTGCTGAAAAGGCTGAACAAGGCCCACCTACAATCTGGATTGACACTCAGTAATCCTTCTGCAGCCCCCTTTTCTAAGACCAATGAAGCAGACACCTGTGCGGGAGCTTGCCCAGACTGTGACTCTCATGAGGTCATGTTATTATGCAACTCTGTTGCCTTGGCCTCAGCTGAACGGACTGTGGGACATCTTGGGGACATCAAACCGTAGCAGGGATGATCACATTCTCCCTCCTAAGCGTCTGGGATTGAGATTCATCACCATTCACTGCTAGGCAGTCACTTGAAGAAAGGACACATACTCTCAGGCACTGTAGACTGGACATTTGCAAGGGGAAGCAGAAAAGCCAGGCTGCTTAGAGAGAACAAAACAGATGCAGGCAGGCAGGAAAACAGGAGACAGTCTGGCCCCAAGAGTCATGGAGAGCACAGCTGCATGGGGGCCTGACAGCATCCCAGTTCCTGGTTCCCATCTGACATAAGGCCCAGCAAGCTTCCTGCCCTTAAGCTTCATGAGACTCCCTTGATCTCTTACCTTAAACCCCCTTTAGTATTGAATATTTTGAAGGGGGTTCCTATTCTCTGCAGTCAAGAAAACGTTTTTCAAGACAGCCCCATAGGTGAACAGATTTCCAGGGACAGTCACCAAAGAATGGATGGGGGAGGAGGTACCATTCTGGCTTATTTGGGCCAATTATCCAGCTCTTCTTGCCAGGCTTCTGCTTTCCTAAAGCACATTTTAGCAACATATCTCAAGTTGAACTTCAAAAACCTGATCATACTACATAAAGGTCAGCTCAGTACAAGTGTTTATGGGCAGCTCTTGTCCTGTCCTCCCCAGGTACCTGAGGcttatcttcttcctcttccttccgtGTCTGCATCCTCTCGTGTCGGTGCCGCCGGTGGTAATAGTGGGAGTCATCTGTCACGTTTGAAAACATATGAATGTttcctggaaaagaaagaaaaatacttagtATGCATTATGGCAAACaccccttccttgccttttccaaggTCCTTGCTTCCAACTAGGTTCTCTGAGGGTAGAGTATTGTCCCATTTTACTCAGTAGAAAAATACAACAGTAGGTATGTCAAGTGAACCAGCTGGAAATGGGACATGCTTAGCTCTCTCGCCCTTATTTAAATAATCCTTTGTAACCAGTGAGTGAGAGAACCCCAAGAGGCTAAGAAAGAAAGCACTTGGGCCACGAATCCTGTCTGACATGCTCACGTCTGCCTCCTTGCCCAATATCAGATTATGTCACTAGTATCTTTAATAGCACCTAACAAAATTCAAtttacttgggcttccctggtggctcagtggttgagagtccgcctgccgatgcaggggacacgggttcgtgccccggtccaggaagatcccacatgccgcggagcggctgggcctgtgagccatggccgctgagcctgcgcgtccggagcctgtgctccgcaacaggagaggccacaacagtgagaggcccgcgtaccacaaaaaaaaaaaaaaaaaaaaaattcaatttacttCCCAGGCATTTAATTAACCCAACTTCCAACTCTCTGGGGGTACTTTTCTAACCTTTACCTTTATATAAATGCTATTTTGCAATAATGATAATACAGGCATTGCTTCTAatttataaaacacttaaaaaaatatccaatcctcacagcagccttgtGAAGTTGGTATTATCAACCCCATTTTTAGGTAAGGAAACAAGATCAGATGGACTAAGTCAAAATCATGCATAGTTGGATGGTGGAGACATGCCTTCAACCCCAGATTATCTGATTCCAAAGTTTGCTGTTGCCACCATACCACAGTCCCTCTATTCAGATCCTCAAACAGATCctcaaaatatatatgaattttttttttttggccacgccgagcagcatgtgggatcttagttccccagccagggatcgaacctgcaccccctgcagtggaagcgtggagtcttaaccactggactgccaggaagtccCTATGACTTCTTAAACAATAATTTTGGGATACTAACCGGTAGGAAAATGTCCTCCAAAGAAGACGTTGAACAGCTCTTCTGGAGTGATGTCGGCTTCAAAGTCCCTGTAATAATTATAAGGTCTGGCTCGAGGGGTAGTGAAAGTCACCTGTTCATCTCCATATTCATCATAGCGGAGTCTCTTGTCAGGATTGCTCAGGACTGCAAAGGCATTTCCTATTgctgcaacaaaaacaaaaagcatctgAGTACATAGTCTTTGCTGTAGCTGAGGGTGATCATAGTAGTAGCAACGAAGAGCCCGGAGTTGATTGGTGCTGGACAACTTCACAGTGACCCAAGGAGAGGTGCTTGGGCCTAGAAAGTTCACCAAAGTGCTTGCCCTTGAAATCTTCCATGGTCTAGTCTGATAAGCCTGAAACAACACTGGACTCAAGATGAACTAAGAAGTACTGTTCTCCGTCATCAAAAATGTGTTATTTCACTTGAGAGCAGTAGTTTATGGTTGGAAACAGCTCCTACATAAGTAGTGGTATTCTAACATGAAGTCACATACAATCTCCTGAATAAAATAATCAGTAAAAATCCTCCTGCTTGGCTAAAAGCAAAGTCCTCACTCATCAGTCTtatttcagtttacttttttttttttggctgtgttgggtcttcgttgctgcgagcgggggctattcttcattggggtgcatgggcttctcattgcagtggcttctcttattgtggagcacaggctcgaggcacgcggactcagtagttgtggcacatgggcttacttgctccgcagcatgtggggtcttcccggaccagggattgaacctgtgtcccctgcattggcaggtggattcttaaccactgtgccttcagggaagtccctcagcctacttttaaaaatggtctttagggcttccctggtggcgcagtggttgagagtccgcctgccgatacagggaacacgggttcatgccccggtccgggaagatcccacatgccgcagagtggctgggcccgtgagccatggtcgctgggcctgcgcgtccagagccagtgctccgcaacgggagaggccacaacagtgagaggcctgcataccgcaaaaaaaaaaaaaagcaaacaaaaacaaacaaacaaaaatggtctttagaaattaagaaatgtatctccagggaattccctggctgtccagtggttaggactctgtgctttcactgtcaagggcctgggttcaatccctggtcagggaacaacaacaacaacaaaaaagtatctCCAACGTCTCAAAGAGGGATCAAAGACTGAATAGATTACATATGCATACCATCACTTCTCCTCCCTATGCACAAATGTGCAAGCTTTTTCCAATTTCATTTAAACATACAATCAGTACCAACAATCAAAGAAAtcttgaaaacaaattttaagacattCCTACCCGCCTACCTTTAATTCAGTCAACACTATCAGAAACATAGTCAGAAAGAGCATTTCCTTATGATTCTTCTAGCTAGGgaattgtattaaatatttatagcaagggcttccctggtggcgcactggttgagagtccgcctgccgatgcaggggacacgggttcgtgccccggtctgggaagatcccacatgctgcggagcggctgggcccgtgagccatggccgctgagcctgcgcgtcccaagcctgtgctccgcagtgggagaggccacaacagtgagaggtccgcataccgcaaaaaaaaaaaatttatagcaataaaactgctaagcagaaaaaacaaacagaaaagcctAAACAGAGTTGCTTAAACATTCACATCCCTTGAAATCTGGCAGATTTCTCAGAGAAATGGCATTAGTCTGTGAGGTACCTTACATGAAGGTGTGAGGAAATTGTGGGTTATCTGTTTCCTTGTAGAAACTGTGGGGAGAACTAGATTCACAATGGCACATCAACAAGGGTAGCTTGCCCAATGAGGTAAAagctgactttaaaaaatgtctcagatctatcatttttttactttttcttttgaaaaatttcaaatctccagaaaagacgaaaaaatagtataataaaaacctttacaTTTATTCATCAATTGTTAGCATTTTACCACATTGCTTTCCTCAACTctctacacatacacatataatatgtattcattttttttgctgaaccatttgaaagtaggCTGCAGATATAATGACACTTCACCCCTAAATATTTTAGCTATGTCTCCGGAGAAGAAAGATATTCTCCTACATGATCACAACATCATATTATAGCTAAGAAAATTAACATCAATTCATTATCACCCAGTGAATCCATGCAAGGTTTATGAGTTACATTTGGTTTCATGTATCTTTAGTTActtttaatctagaac comes from Tursiops truncatus isolate mTurTru1 chromosome 3, mTurTru1.mat.Y, whole genome shotgun sequence and encodes:
- the DNAJC18 gene encoding dnaJ homolog subfamily C member 18 isoform X2 gives rise to the protein MAATLGSGERWTEAYIDAVRRNKYPEDRPPESHDPCGCCNCRKAQKEKKSEHEWNQTRQGEGSATYTGEQLLGVQRIKKCRNYYEILGVSRNASDEELKKAYRKLALKFHPDKNCAPGATDAFKAIGNAFAVLSNPDKRLRYDEYGDEQVTFTTPRARPYNYYRDFEADITPEELFNVFFGGHFPTGNIHMFSNVTDDSHYYHRRHRHERMQTRKEEEEDKPQTTYSAFIQLLPVLVIVIISVITQLLAANPPYSLFYKSTLGYTISRETQNLQVPYFVDKNFDKAYRGASLRDLEKTIEKDYIDYIQTSCWKEKQQKSELTNLAGLYRDERLKQKAESLKLENCEKLSKLIGLRRGG
- the DNAJC18 gene encoding dnaJ homolog subfamily C member 18 isoform X1, translated to MAATLGSGERWTEGIRSWPERGTGQAYIDAVRRNKYPEDRPPESHDPCGCCNCRKAQKEKKSEHEWNQTRQGEGSATYTGEQLLGVQRIKKCRNYYEILGVSRNASDEELKKAYRKLALKFHPDKNCAPGATDAFKAIGNAFAVLSNPDKRLRYDEYGDEQVTFTTPRARPYNYYRDFEADITPEELFNVFFGGHFPTGNIHMFSNVTDDSHYYHRRHRHERMQTRKEEEEDKPQTTYSAFIQLLPVLVIVIISVITQLLAANPPYSLFYKSTLGYTISRETQNLQVPYFVDKNFDKAYRGASLRDLEKTIEKDYIDYIQTSCWKEKQQKSELTNLAGLYRDERLKQKAESLKLENCEKLSKLIGLRRGG